The following proteins are co-located in the Syngnathus scovelli strain Florida chromosome 21, RoL_Ssco_1.2, whole genome shotgun sequence genome:
- the abcc3 gene encoding ATP-binding cassette sub-family C member 3 isoform X2: MERLCGPELPFWVANQTLHTDQPDLPVCFQLSVLSWVPCIYLWAVSPIYIFYLKKNNKGYIMMSIMNRFKTVFGLLLWVVCWTDLFYTFHETQQGTSQPPIFFITPLVLGMTMLLATFLIQFERLRGVQSSGILFIFWFLSVLCAIVPFRSKILLASSQVEVTDTLRFTTFYFYFGLVVLELILCCFNEKPPLFSNVVTDPNVCPESTAGFLSTITFWWFTSLAVKGFKMPLEAKDLWSLNQRDSSKAMVPKLLKEWEKEQAKSKSKQNLSNDVVYSKPPPSANNHIGGENGTSPEEVEVLLSNQKSVPRGPSFLRSLVRAFGPYFLIGSAYKLLQDVITFVNPQLLRMLISFIKQKGVPDWWGYSLAFLMFFTAFLQTLILHQHFQYCFITGMHVRTALIGAIYRKSLVITNAAKRSSTVGEVVNLMSVDAQRFMDLTTFLNMLWSAPLQIMLALYFLWQNLGPSVLAGVAVMILLIPFNAVIAMKSRAYQVEQMQHKDSRIKLMNEILNGIKVLKLYAWENSFKEKVLAIRQKELNVLKKAAYLGALSTMAWTSAPFLVALTTFAVYVTVDKNNILDAEKAFVSLSLFNILRFPLNMLPQVISSLVQTSVSLKRIQNFLSHDELDPNSVDRKNTASDFSVSVVNGKFTWAKEDSPVLRDINVLVPQGSLLAVVGHVGCGKSSLISALLGEMEKLEGDVSIRGSVAYVPQQAWIQNATLRDNILFGKAYNEQKYGCVLEACALTPDLEVLPGGDMTEIGEKGINLSGGQRQRVSLARALYSDSDVYLLDDPLSAVDAHVSKHIFDNLIGPEGALKGKTRILVTHGISYLPQVDNIVVMVDGRVSEMGSYQELLKQNGAFAEFLRNYALEDIIEDEAPEEMINDEDLFPEDTLSNHIDMVDTEPGINEAKRKFIRQISIISADGETPKSRSVRRHACSRRKHPEPQEKKQPQEMEKLIQAETTETGRVKLKVYLEYAKAVGLLLTVLICILYGCQSAAAIGANIWLSEWTNDALRNHTEDNVNMRVGVYAALGITQGVLLLVNSLLSQTYSMILAAKLMHLKLLQGVLRAPQAFFESNPVGRLLNRFSKDMDAIDCQIPHQIDIWMRTFWYTLNVLLICSALTPMFLIVIAPLTVFYCWVQRFYVATSRQLKRLESVSRSPIYSHFSETITGSSVIRAFGRHSAFICMSDMKVDENQKSYYPGIVSNRWLGVRIEFIGNCIVLFAALFAVTGKNDLSPGLVGLSVSYALQVTMSLNWMVRMTSDLENNIVAVERVKEYSETKTEAPWEIEEKKPNPDWPTQGNVDFHNYSVRYREGLDLVLKNLTLSVKGGEKVGIVGRTGAGKSSMTLCLFRLLEAAEGEISIDDIKISEIGLHDLRSKLTIIPQEPVLFSGTLRMNLDPFEKYSDDEVWKVLEHSHLHKFVSNQPAKLEMECSEGGENLSVGQRQLVCLARALLRKTRILVLDEATAAVDLETDDLIQSTIRTQFEDSTVFTIAHRLNTIMDYTRVLVLDKGQIAEFDTPSNLISQRGIFYGMAKDAGLVS, translated from the exons ATGGAGCGGCTGTGCGGACCCGAGCTTCCCTTTTGG GTAGCCAATCAGACGCTCCACACAGATCAGCCCGACCTCCCTGTGTGTTTCCAGCTGAGCGTCCTGTCATGGGTCCCATGCATTTACCTATGGGCAGTCTCACCTATCTACATTTTCTACCTAAAGAAGAACAACAAAGGCTACATCATGATGTCCATCATGAACCGATTCAAAACG GTGTTTGGCTTGCTGTTATGGGTTGTTTGCTGGACAGATCTCTTCTACACATTTCATGAAACGCAGCAGGGAACCAGTCAGCCCCCCATTTTCTTTATCACTCCGCTCGTGCTGGGCATGACCATG CTGCTGGCCACATTTTTGATCCAGTTTGAGAGGTTACGTGGGGTTCAGTCCTCAGGGATCCTCTTCATCTTCTGGTTCCTGTCCGTGCTGTGTGCCATTGTGCCTTTCCGCTCCAAGATCCTACTGGCATCCAGCCAG GTTGAAGTCACCGACACATTACGCTTCACCACTTTCTACTTCTATTTTGGCTTGGTGGTCTTGGAGCTGATCCTGTGCTGCTTCAATGAGAAACCCCCGCTCTTTTCCAATGTTGTCACAGACCCC AATGTCTGCCCTGAGTCCACAGCTGGGTTTCTATCAACCATAACATTTTGGTGGTTCACAAG TCTGGCTGTGAAAGGATTCAAAATGCCTCTTGAGGCCAAGGACCTCTGGTCTCTGAACCAGCGTGACAGCTCAAAGGCAATGGTGCCAAAACTCCTTAAAGAATGGGAAAAGGAGCAAGCCAAAAGCAAGAG CAAACAGAATCTATCCAATGACGTTGTCTACTCCAAGCCGCCACCATCCGCCAACAACCACATAGGAGGTGAAAATGGAACTAGCCCAGAAGAAGTTGAAGTCCTGCTATCCAATCAGAAATCCGTACCCCGTGGGCCATCGTTTTTACGTTCGCTCGTCAGAGCTTTTGGACCCTACTTCCTAATTGGTTCAGCTTACAAGCTTCTGCAGGATGTCATTACGTTTGTGAACCCCCAGCTACTCAG AATGTTGATCTCCTTCATAAAGCAAAAAGGTGTCCCTGACTGGTGGGGCTACTCGCTGGCCTTCCTCATGTTCTTCACAGCTTTTTTGCAAACTCTCATCCTGCACCAGCACTTTCAATATTGCTTCATCACCGGCATGCATGTCCGCACAGCTCTCATCGGCGCCATCTACAGAAAG TCGTTGGTGATAACTAACGCCGCCAAACGCTCATCTACGGTGGGAGAGGTGGTTAACCTGATGTCTGTGGATGCTCAGAGGTTCATGGACCTCACCACTTTCCTCAACATGCTGTGGTCTGCTCCTCTTCAAATAATGCTGGCACTATATTTCCTCTGGCAG AATCTGGGCCCCTCTGTTCTGGCTGGAGTTGCTGTTATGATCCTGCTAATTCCATTTAATGCCGTCATAGCTATGAAGAGCCGTGCCTACCAG GTGGAGCAAATGCAGCATAAAGATAGTCGGATTAAACTCATGAATGAGATCCTTAATGGCATCAAAGTACTAAAGCTGTACGCCTGGGAGAATTCTTTCAAGGAAAAGGTGCTGGCCATCCGGCAAAAGGAGCTCAATGTGCTTAAGAAGGCGGCCTACTTGGGAGCATTGTCCACCATGGCTTGGACCAGTGCACCTTTTCTG GTTGCACTGACAACATTTGCTGTGTATGTGACGGTGGATAAAAACAACATCCTGGATGCCGAGAAGGCCTTTGTGTCACTCTCCCTCTTTAATATTCTACGTTTCCCTCTCAACATGCTTCCCCAAGTCATAAGCAGCCTTGTCCAG ACAAgcgtgtcactgaagcgaatccAGAATTTCTTAAGCCACGATGAGCTGGATCCAAATTCAGTGGACAGAAAGAACACAGCATCAG atttttcagTCAGTGTCGTCAATGGAAAATTCACCTGGGCTAAAGAAGATTCTCCGGTTCTCCGCGA CATTAACGTGTTGGTGCCCCAAGGCTCCCTGCTGGCAGTGGTGGGCCATGTCGGCTGTGGGAAGTCCTCGCTCATTTCTGCCCTGCTGGGTGAAATGGAGAAACTTGAAGGAGATGTTTCAATCCGG ggatCAGTGGCATACGTTCCTCAGCAGGCCTGGATCCAAAACGCCACGCTGCGTGATAACATCCTGTTTGGGAAAGCGTACAATGAACAGAAGTACGGCTGCGTTCTGGAGGCCTGCGCTTTAACCCCTGACCTAGAAGTTTTGCCAGGAGGAGACATGACGGAAATAGGAGAAAAG GGCATTAATCTCTCGGGAGGCCAAAGACAGAGAGTCAGCCTTGCCCGAGCTCTTTATAGTGACTCAGATGTCTACCTGCTGGATGACCCGCTGTCTGCTGTGGACGCCCATGTGTCCAAACATATATTTGACAACCTCATAGGTCCAGAAGGAGCACTAAAGGGCAAG ACGCGTATTTTGGTGACACATGGCATTAGTTACCTGCCCCAGGTGGACAATATAGTAGTGATGGTGGACGGAAGAGTGTCAGAGATGGGCTCATATCAGGAGCTGCTCAAGCAGAATGGAGCATTTGCTGAGTTTCTCAGGAACTACGCTCTGGAGGACATTATAGAGGATGAGGCCCCAG AAGAAATGATCAATGATGAGGATTTGTTCCCTGAAGATACCCTTAGCAACCACATAGACATGGTGGATACTGAACCAGGAATCAATGAAGCAAAAAGAAAATTCATAAG GCAAATCAGCATCATCTCAGCAGATGGTGAGACCCCGAAATCTCGCTCAGTGAGGAGACATGCCTGCAGTCGGAGGAAGCACCCAGAGCCACAAGAAAAGAAGCAGCCACAAGAAATGGAGAAACTCATCCAGGCAGAGACGACAGAAACAGGCAGG GTGAAACTAAAGGTCTACCTGGAATACGCTAAGGCAGTGGGACTGCTGCTAACTGTGCTGATCTGCATTTTATACGGCTGCCAGAGTGCAGCTGCAATCGGAGCAAATATTTGGCTCAGTGAGTGGACCAATGATGCCTTGAGAAATCACACGGAGGACAATGTGAATATGAGGGTGGGTGTGTATGCAGCTCTAGGCATTACACAAG GTGTGCTGTTGTTGGTTAACTCGCTGTTGTCCCAGACCTACAGTATGATACTGGCAGCCAAGCTCATGCACCTCAAGCTGCTCCAGGGGGTTCTGCGAGCTCCTCAGGCCTTCTTTGAGAGCAACCCGGTCGGGCGCTTATTAAACCGCTTCAGCAAAGACATGGATGCCATAGACTGTCAGATCCCACATCAAATTGACATATGGATGCGCACTTTCTGGTACACACTGAATGTGCTGCTCATATGCTCTGCCCTCACCCCCATGTTCCTCATAGTCATAGCCCCGTTAACAGTGTTCTATTGCTGGGTTCAG AGATTTTATGTCGCCACATCTCGGCAGCTGAAGCGTCTGGAGTCTGTCAGCCGCTCGCCCATTTATTCCCATTTCTCCGAGACCATCACTGGCTCGAGCGTTATCCGAGCCTTTGGCAGACACTCCGCCTTTATTTGCATGAGTGATATGAAAGTGGATGAGAACCAAAAGAGTTACTACCCCGGTATAGTGTCCAATAG GTGGCTGGGCGTACGCATCGAATTCATCGGGAACTGCATCGTGTTGTTTGCTGCTCTATTTGCTGTGACTGGAAAGAATGATCTTAGCCCTGGCCTGGTGGGCCTTTCAGTGTCTTATGCTTTACAG GTGACCATGTCTCTGAACTGGATGGTGCGAATGACTTCTGATTTAGAGAACAACATTGTGGCTGTAGAACGAGTGAAGGAATACTCCGAGACCAAGACTGAG GCGCCCTGGGAAATCGAGGAGAAGAAACCCAATCCTGATTGGCCCACGCAGGGGAATGTGGACTTCCACAACTACAGTGTCCGATACCGAGAGGGCTTGGATCTGGTTCTGAAAAACTTGACCTTGAGTGTGAAAGGAGGAGAGAAG GTTGGTATTGTAGGTCGAACAGGAGCTGGCAAGTCATCAATGACGCTCTGCCTCTTCCGTTtgctggaagcagctgaaggcGAGATCTCCATTGATGATATTAAAATATCCGAGATAGGCCTGCATGACTTAAGATCCAAGCTTACAATCATTCCACAG GAGCCAGTCTTATTCTCTGGAACACTGAGGATGAACCTCGACCCTTTCGAGAAGTACAGCGATGACGAGGTGTGGAAAGTTCTGGAACATTCCCATTTGCACAAGTTTGTGAGCAACCAGCCAGCAAAACTGGAGATGGAGTGCTCAGAGGGAGGAGAGAACCTCAG CGTGGGCCAGAGGCAGCTGGTGTGTTTAGCTCGAGCTCTTCTGAGGAAGACAAGGATCCTCGTACTGGATGAAGCGACTGCTGCTGTTGACTTAGAGACGGATGATCTTATCCAGTCTACTATCAGAACTCAGTTTGAAGACAGCACCGTCTTTACTATTGCACACAGGCTCAACACAATTATGGATTATACAAG AGTGCTGGTGTTGGACAAGGGACAGATTGCAGAGTTTGATACTCCTTCAAATCTCATATCACAGCGTGGAATCTTCTACGGGATGGCAAAAGATGCAGGACTGGTGTCGTAG
- the abcc3 gene encoding ATP-binding cassette sub-family C member 3 isoform X1, translated as MERLCGPELPFWVANQTLHTDQPDLPVCFQLSVLSWVPCIYLWAVSPIYIFYLKKNNKGYIMMSIMNRFKTVFGLLLWVVCWTDLFYTFHETQQGTSQPPIFFITPLVLGMTMLLATFLIQFERLRGVQSSGILFIFWFLSVLCAIVPFRSKILLASSQVEVTDTLRFTTFYFYFGLVVLELILCCFNEKPPLFSNVVTDPNVCPESTAGFLSTITFWWFTSLAVKGFKMPLEAKDLWSLNQRDSSKAMVPKLLKEWEKEQAKSKSKQNLSNDVVYSKPPPSANNHIGGENGTSPEEVEVLLSNQKSVPRGPSFLRSLVRAFGPYFLIGSAYKLLQDVITFVNPQLLRMLISFIKQKGVPDWWGYSLAFLMFFTAFLQTLILHQHFQYCFITGMHVRTALIGAIYRKSLVITNAAKRSSTVGEVVNLMSVDAQRFMDLTTFLNMLWSAPLQIMLALYFLWQNLGPSVLAGVAVMILLIPFNAVIAMKSRAYQVEQMQHKDSRIKLMNEILNGIKVLKLYAWENSFKEKVLAIRQKELNVLKKAAYLGALSTMAWTSAPFLVALTTFAVYVTVDKNNILDAEKAFVSLSLFNILRFPLNMLPQVISSLVQTSVSLKRIQNFLSHDELDPNSVDRKNTASDFSVSVVNGKFTWAKEDSPVLRDINVLVPQGSLLAVVGHVGCGKSSLISALLGEMEKLEGDVSIRGSVAYVPQQAWIQNATLRDNILFGKAYNEQKYGCVLEACALTPDLEVLPGGDMTEIGEKGINLSGGQRQRVSLARALYSDSDVYLLDDPLSAVDAHVSKHIFDNLIGPEGALKGKTRILVTHGISYLPQVDNIVVMVDGRVSEMGSYQELLKQNGAFAEFLRNYALEDIIEDEAPGRIKYIKLANHQLILLAMIMCHVFAEEMINDEDLFPEDTLSNHIDMVDTEPGINEAKRKFIRQISIISADGETPKSRSVRRHACSRRKHPEPQEKKQPQEMEKLIQAETTETGRVKLKVYLEYAKAVGLLLTVLICILYGCQSAAAIGANIWLSEWTNDALRNHTEDNVNMRVGVYAALGITQGVLVMISSFTLAMGNIGAARKLHHNLLANKLQTVQSFYDTTPIGRILNRFSKDIFVIDESLPSTVLMFLFTFFVSLSTMIVIISSTPIFAVVIAPLAFVYIFVQRFYVATSRQLKRLESVSRSPIYSHFSETITGSSVIRAFGRHSAFICMSDMKVDENQKSYYPGIVSNRWLGVRIEFIGNCIVLFAALFAVTGKNDLSPGLVGLSVSYALQVTMSLNWMVRMTSDLENNIVAVERVKEYSETKTEAPWEIEEKKPNPDWPTQGNVDFHNYSVRYREGLDLVLKNLTLSVKGGEKVGIVGRTGAGKSSMTLCLFRLLEAAEGEISIDDIKISEIGLHDLRSKLTIIPQEPVLFSGTLRMNLDPFEKYSDDEVWKVLEHSHLHKFVSNQPAKLEMECSEGGENLSVGQRQLVCLARALLRKTRILVLDEATAAVDLETDDLIQSTIRTQFEDSTVFTIAHRLNTIMDYTRVLVLDKGQIAEFDTPSNLISQRGIFYGMAKDAGLVS; from the exons ATGGAGCGGCTGTGCGGACCCGAGCTTCCCTTTTGG GTAGCCAATCAGACGCTCCACACAGATCAGCCCGACCTCCCTGTGTGTTTCCAGCTGAGCGTCCTGTCATGGGTCCCATGCATTTACCTATGGGCAGTCTCACCTATCTACATTTTCTACCTAAAGAAGAACAACAAAGGCTACATCATGATGTCCATCATGAACCGATTCAAAACG GTGTTTGGCTTGCTGTTATGGGTTGTTTGCTGGACAGATCTCTTCTACACATTTCATGAAACGCAGCAGGGAACCAGTCAGCCCCCCATTTTCTTTATCACTCCGCTCGTGCTGGGCATGACCATG CTGCTGGCCACATTTTTGATCCAGTTTGAGAGGTTACGTGGGGTTCAGTCCTCAGGGATCCTCTTCATCTTCTGGTTCCTGTCCGTGCTGTGTGCCATTGTGCCTTTCCGCTCCAAGATCCTACTGGCATCCAGCCAG GTTGAAGTCACCGACACATTACGCTTCACCACTTTCTACTTCTATTTTGGCTTGGTGGTCTTGGAGCTGATCCTGTGCTGCTTCAATGAGAAACCCCCGCTCTTTTCCAATGTTGTCACAGACCCC AATGTCTGCCCTGAGTCCACAGCTGGGTTTCTATCAACCATAACATTTTGGTGGTTCACAAG TCTGGCTGTGAAAGGATTCAAAATGCCTCTTGAGGCCAAGGACCTCTGGTCTCTGAACCAGCGTGACAGCTCAAAGGCAATGGTGCCAAAACTCCTTAAAGAATGGGAAAAGGAGCAAGCCAAAAGCAAGAG CAAACAGAATCTATCCAATGACGTTGTCTACTCCAAGCCGCCACCATCCGCCAACAACCACATAGGAGGTGAAAATGGAACTAGCCCAGAAGAAGTTGAAGTCCTGCTATCCAATCAGAAATCCGTACCCCGTGGGCCATCGTTTTTACGTTCGCTCGTCAGAGCTTTTGGACCCTACTTCCTAATTGGTTCAGCTTACAAGCTTCTGCAGGATGTCATTACGTTTGTGAACCCCCAGCTACTCAG AATGTTGATCTCCTTCATAAAGCAAAAAGGTGTCCCTGACTGGTGGGGCTACTCGCTGGCCTTCCTCATGTTCTTCACAGCTTTTTTGCAAACTCTCATCCTGCACCAGCACTTTCAATATTGCTTCATCACCGGCATGCATGTCCGCACAGCTCTCATCGGCGCCATCTACAGAAAG TCGTTGGTGATAACTAACGCCGCCAAACGCTCATCTACGGTGGGAGAGGTGGTTAACCTGATGTCTGTGGATGCTCAGAGGTTCATGGACCTCACCACTTTCCTCAACATGCTGTGGTCTGCTCCTCTTCAAATAATGCTGGCACTATATTTCCTCTGGCAG AATCTGGGCCCCTCTGTTCTGGCTGGAGTTGCTGTTATGATCCTGCTAATTCCATTTAATGCCGTCATAGCTATGAAGAGCCGTGCCTACCAG GTGGAGCAAATGCAGCATAAAGATAGTCGGATTAAACTCATGAATGAGATCCTTAATGGCATCAAAGTACTAAAGCTGTACGCCTGGGAGAATTCTTTCAAGGAAAAGGTGCTGGCCATCCGGCAAAAGGAGCTCAATGTGCTTAAGAAGGCGGCCTACTTGGGAGCATTGTCCACCATGGCTTGGACCAGTGCACCTTTTCTG GTTGCACTGACAACATTTGCTGTGTATGTGACGGTGGATAAAAACAACATCCTGGATGCCGAGAAGGCCTTTGTGTCACTCTCCCTCTTTAATATTCTACGTTTCCCTCTCAACATGCTTCCCCAAGTCATAAGCAGCCTTGTCCAG ACAAgcgtgtcactgaagcgaatccAGAATTTCTTAAGCCACGATGAGCTGGATCCAAATTCAGTGGACAGAAAGAACACAGCATCAG atttttcagTCAGTGTCGTCAATGGAAAATTCACCTGGGCTAAAGAAGATTCTCCGGTTCTCCGCGA CATTAACGTGTTGGTGCCCCAAGGCTCCCTGCTGGCAGTGGTGGGCCATGTCGGCTGTGGGAAGTCCTCGCTCATTTCTGCCCTGCTGGGTGAAATGGAGAAACTTGAAGGAGATGTTTCAATCCGG ggatCAGTGGCATACGTTCCTCAGCAGGCCTGGATCCAAAACGCCACGCTGCGTGATAACATCCTGTTTGGGAAAGCGTACAATGAACAGAAGTACGGCTGCGTTCTGGAGGCCTGCGCTTTAACCCCTGACCTAGAAGTTTTGCCAGGAGGAGACATGACGGAAATAGGAGAAAAG GGCATTAATCTCTCGGGAGGCCAAAGACAGAGAGTCAGCCTTGCCCGAGCTCTTTATAGTGACTCAGATGTCTACCTGCTGGATGACCCGCTGTCTGCTGTGGACGCCCATGTGTCCAAACATATATTTGACAACCTCATAGGTCCAGAAGGAGCACTAAAGGGCAAG ACGCGTATTTTGGTGACACATGGCATTAGTTACCTGCCCCAGGTGGACAATATAGTAGTGATGGTGGACGGAAGAGTGTCAGAGATGGGCTCATATCAGGAGCTGCTCAAGCAGAATGGAGCATTTGCTGAGTTTCTCAGGAACTACGCTCTGGAGGACATTATAGAGGATGAGGCCCCAGGTAGAATTAAATATATCAAATTGGCAAACCATCAGCTGATATTGCTTGCAATGATCATGTGTCATGTTTTTGCAGAAGAAATGATCAATGATGAGGATTTGTTCCCTGAAGATACCCTTAGCAACCACATAGACATGGTGGATACTGAACCAGGAATCAATGAAGCAAAAAGAAAATTCATAAG GCAAATCAGCATCATCTCAGCAGATGGTGAGACCCCGAAATCTCGCTCAGTGAGGAGACATGCCTGCAGTCGGAGGAAGCACCCAGAGCCACAAGAAAAGAAGCAGCCACAAGAAATGGAGAAACTCATCCAGGCAGAGACGACAGAAACAGGCAGG GTGAAACTAAAGGTCTACCTGGAATACGCTAAGGCAGTGGGACTGCTGCTAACTGTGCTGATCTGCATTTTATACGGCTGCCAGAGTGCAGCTGCAATCGGAGCAAATATTTGGCTCAGTGAGTGGACCAATGATGCCTTGAGAAATCACACGGAGGACAATGTGAATATGAGGGTGGGTGTGTATGCAGCTCTAGGCATTACACAAG gtgTCCTGGTCATGATCTCTTCCTTTACATTAGCCATGGGAAATATTGGGGCAGCGAGGAAGCTGCACCATAACCTCCTGGCCAACAAACTTCAAACAGTGCAGTCTTTTTATGACACCACTCCCATAGGACGCATCCTCAACCGTTTCTCCAAAGACATCTTCGTTATCGATGAGAGCCTGCCTTCCACCGTGCTCATGTTCCtgttcactttttttgtttctctctccACCATGATTGTTATCATTTCCAGCACGCCTATATTTGCGGTTGTCATAGCACCCCTGGCTTTCGTGTACATCTTTGTCCAG AGATTTTATGTCGCCACATCTCGGCAGCTGAAGCGTCTGGAGTCTGTCAGCCGCTCGCCCATTTATTCCCATTTCTCCGAGACCATCACTGGCTCGAGCGTTATCCGAGCCTTTGGCAGACACTCCGCCTTTATTTGCATGAGTGATATGAAAGTGGATGAGAACCAAAAGAGTTACTACCCCGGTATAGTGTCCAATAG GTGGCTGGGCGTACGCATCGAATTCATCGGGAACTGCATCGTGTTGTTTGCTGCTCTATTTGCTGTGACTGGAAAGAATGATCTTAGCCCTGGCCTGGTGGGCCTTTCAGTGTCTTATGCTTTACAG GTGACCATGTCTCTGAACTGGATGGTGCGAATGACTTCTGATTTAGAGAACAACATTGTGGCTGTAGAACGAGTGAAGGAATACTCCGAGACCAAGACTGAG GCGCCCTGGGAAATCGAGGAGAAGAAACCCAATCCTGATTGGCCCACGCAGGGGAATGTGGACTTCCACAACTACAGTGTCCGATACCGAGAGGGCTTGGATCTGGTTCTGAAAAACTTGACCTTGAGTGTGAAAGGAGGAGAGAAG GTTGGTATTGTAGGTCGAACAGGAGCTGGCAAGTCATCAATGACGCTCTGCCTCTTCCGTTtgctggaagcagctgaaggcGAGATCTCCATTGATGATATTAAAATATCCGAGATAGGCCTGCATGACTTAAGATCCAAGCTTACAATCATTCCACAG GAGCCAGTCTTATTCTCTGGAACACTGAGGATGAACCTCGACCCTTTCGAGAAGTACAGCGATGACGAGGTGTGGAAAGTTCTGGAACATTCCCATTTGCACAAGTTTGTGAGCAACCAGCCAGCAAAACTGGAGATGGAGTGCTCAGAGGGAGGAGAGAACCTCAG CGTGGGCCAGAGGCAGCTGGTGTGTTTAGCTCGAGCTCTTCTGAGGAAGACAAGGATCCTCGTACTGGATGAAGCGACTGCTGCTGTTGACTTAGAGACGGATGATCTTATCCAGTCTACTATCAGAACTCAGTTTGAAGACAGCACCGTCTTTACTATTGCACACAGGCTCAACACAATTATGGATTATACAAG AGTGCTGGTGTTGGACAAGGGACAGATTGCAGAGTTTGATACTCCTTCAAATCTCATATCACAGCGTGGAATCTTCTACGGGATGGCAAAAGATGCAGGACTGGTGTCGTAG
- the abcc3 gene encoding ATP-binding cassette sub-family C member 3 isoform X6 — protein sequence MDAHFLRFYVATSRQLKRLESVSRSPIYSHFSETITGSSVIRAFGRHSAFICMSDMKVDENQKSYYPGIVSNRWLGVRIEFIGNCIVLFAALFAVTGKNDLSPGLVGLSVSYALQVTMSLNWMVRMTSDLENNIVAVERVKEYSETKTEAPWEIEEKKPNPDWPTQGNVDFHNYSVRYREGLDLVLKNLTLSVKGGEKVGIVGRTGAGKSSMTLCLFRLLEAAEGEISIDDIKISEIGLHDLRSKLTIIPQEPVLFSGTLRMNLDPFEKYSDDEVWKVLEHSHLHKFVSNQPAKLEMECSEGGENLSVGQRQLVCLARALLRKTRILVLDEATAAVDLETDDLIQSTIRTQFEDSTVFTIAHRLNTIMDYTRVLVLDKGQIAEFDTPSNLISQRGIFYGMAKDAGLVS from the exons ATGGATGCGCACTTTCTG AGATTTTATGTCGCCACATCTCGGCAGCTGAAGCGTCTGGAGTCTGTCAGCCGCTCGCCCATTTATTCCCATTTCTCCGAGACCATCACTGGCTCGAGCGTTATCCGAGCCTTTGGCAGACACTCCGCCTTTATTTGCATGAGTGATATGAAAGTGGATGAGAACCAAAAGAGTTACTACCCCGGTATAGTGTCCAATAG GTGGCTGGGCGTACGCATCGAATTCATCGGGAACTGCATCGTGTTGTTTGCTGCTCTATTTGCTGTGACTGGAAAGAATGATCTTAGCCCTGGCCTGGTGGGCCTTTCAGTGTCTTATGCTTTACAG GTGACCATGTCTCTGAACTGGATGGTGCGAATGACTTCTGATTTAGAGAACAACATTGTGGCTGTAGAACGAGTGAAGGAATACTCCGAGACCAAGACTGAG GCGCCCTGGGAAATCGAGGAGAAGAAACCCAATCCTGATTGGCCCACGCAGGGGAATGTGGACTTCCACAACTACAGTGTCCGATACCGAGAGGGCTTGGATCTGGTTCTGAAAAACTTGACCTTGAGTGTGAAAGGAGGAGAGAAG GTTGGTATTGTAGGTCGAACAGGAGCTGGCAAGTCATCAATGACGCTCTGCCTCTTCCGTTtgctggaagcagctgaaggcGAGATCTCCATTGATGATATTAAAATATCCGAGATAGGCCTGCATGACTTAAGATCCAAGCTTACAATCATTCCACAG GAGCCAGTCTTATTCTCTGGAACACTGAGGATGAACCTCGACCCTTTCGAGAAGTACAGCGATGACGAGGTGTGGAAAGTTCTGGAACATTCCCATTTGCACAAGTTTGTGAGCAACCAGCCAGCAAAACTGGAGATGGAGTGCTCAGAGGGAGGAGAGAACCTCAG CGTGGGCCAGAGGCAGCTGGTGTGTTTAGCTCGAGCTCTTCTGAGGAAGACAAGGATCCTCGTACTGGATGAAGCGACTGCTGCTGTTGACTTAGAGACGGATGATCTTATCCAGTCTACTATCAGAACTCAGTTTGAAGACAGCACCGTCTTTACTATTGCACACAGGCTCAACACAATTATGGATTATACAAG AGTGCTGGTGTTGGACAAGGGACAGATTGCAGAGTTTGATACTCCTTCAAATCTCATATCACAGCGTGGAATCTTCTACGGGATGGCAAAAGATGCAGGACTGGTGTCGTAG